The following coding sequences are from one Methanosarcina sp. WWM596 window:
- a CDS encoding O-acetyl-ADP-ribose deacetylase: protein MKLNSDRIRIFEGNIVKIEADAIVNAANNTLLGGGGVDGAIHGAAGPRLLEECRTLNGCPTGEAKITKGYKLPAKYIIHTVGPVWQGGRGREDELLASCYRKSLELAREHKIKTIAFPAISTGAYSFPSERAAGIAVSQVKEFLLKNELPEIVLLVCYNKEACKSIKKALERNL, encoded by the coding sequence ATGAAACTAAATTCGGATAGAATAAGGATATTCGAAGGAAATATCGTGAAAATAGAAGCTGATGCCATTGTTAATGCTGCAAACAATACACTTCTCGGAGGCGGGGGAGTAGACGGAGCTATCCACGGGGCTGCAGGCCCCAGGCTGCTGGAAGAGTGTAGAACACTTAACGGTTGTCCCACAGGAGAGGCAAAGATTACAAAAGGATACAAACTACCTGCAAAATACATTATACATACCGTTGGTCCTGTATGGCAGGGAGGAAGGGGAAGAGAAGATGAACTTCTGGCTTCCTGCTACAGGAAGAGTCTTGAGCTTGCAAGAGAACATAAAATAAAAACAATTGCTTTTCCAGCCATAAGCACAGGAGCATACAGTTTTCCTTCCGAAAGGGCAGCCGGGATTGCAGTTTCTCAGGTAAAGGAGTTTCTTCTAAAAAATGAGCTGCCTGAAATTGTTTTGCTTGTCTGCTACAATAAGGAAGCTTGCAAAAGCATCAAAAAAGCCCTTGAGAGGAATCTTTAA
- the mtaA gene encoding methylcobamide:CoM methyltransferase MtaA, which yields MSNMTLKERLLNTLEGKQVDKVPVCSVTQTGIVELMDEVGAPWPESHSDSELMAKLAIANHEISGLEAVRIPYCLTVLVEAMGCEINMGTKNRQPSVTGHPYPKDLEGAVIPADLLQKGRIPTVLEAIKIIREKVGPDVPIIGGMEGPITIASDIISVKTFMKWSIKKPNLFEQALDLATESSIIYANAMVEAGADIIAIADPVASPDLMSPDSFKQYLQPRLQKFSAGVNSVTVLHICGNVNAILDYMADCGFEGLSVEEKIGSVKKAKEVIGTRARLIGNISSPFTLLPGPVDKIKTESKQALADGIDVLAPGCGIAPMTPLENIKAMVAARDEYYA from the coding sequence ATGAGTAACATGACACTTAAGGAGAGACTTTTAAACACATTAGAAGGAAAGCAAGTTGACAAAGTGCCTGTTTGTTCCGTGACCCAGACAGGGATTGTAGAATTAATGGATGAAGTGGGAGCTCCCTGGCCGGAATCCCACTCTGACTCCGAGCTTATGGCAAAGCTGGCAATCGCCAACCATGAGATCAGTGGGCTTGAAGCTGTAAGGATTCCCTACTGCCTTACTGTTCTGGTCGAAGCCATGGGCTGTGAGATTAACATGGGTACCAAAAACAGGCAGCCCTCTGTTACCGGTCATCCCTACCCTAAAGACCTTGAAGGTGCAGTAATCCCTGCAGACCTCCTGCAGAAAGGCAGAATTCCAACCGTACTTGAAGCAATCAAGATCATCAGGGAAAAAGTAGGTCCTGACGTTCCAATCATCGGCGGAATGGAAGGTCCTATCACAATTGCTTCCGACATTATAAGTGTAAAAACCTTTATGAAATGGTCCATCAAAAAACCTAACCTCTTTGAACAGGCTCTGGACCTCGCAACCGAATCTTCAATCATCTATGCAAACGCAATGGTCGAAGCAGGTGCAGACATTATTGCCATTGCAGATCCCGTTGCCTCTCCTGACCTCATGAGCCCTGACTCCTTCAAGCAGTATCTCCAGCCAAGGCTGCAGAAGTTCTCTGCCGGTGTGAACTCGGTTACAGTCCTGCATATTTGTGGAAACGTGAACGCAATCCTCGACTATATGGCAGACTGCGGCTTTGAAGGTCTCAGCGTTGAAGAAAAAATAGGCAGTGTGAAGAAGGCAAAGGAAGTCATCGGAACCAGAGCAAGGTTGATAGGAAACATCTCCAGTCCTTTCACCCTGCTGCCCGGCCCTGTTGACAAGATCAAAACCGAATCCAAGCAGGCTCTTGCAGACGGTATTGATGTGCTCGCACCGGGCTGTGGAATTGCACCCATGACCCCACTCGAGAACATAAAAGCCATGGTTGCAGCAAGAGACGAATATTACGCTTGA
- the mtaB gene encoding methanol--corrinoid protein co-methyltransferase MtaB — protein MAVTRFTKMAYAKADDMVFGKAVKPVKAGLGLEIGAGYTTPEVNYAPRPEAGASKEKLIKEYERITTDIMARMVQIGAPSVVLETEHVQQMTNNPSWGAEVAHAQKTIMENYHDEYGIKCALRHTPGDIREDRDFLKLRGDKYPIFLESFEQCAESGADLLAVESMGGKEVFDYSILRNDMAGILFGIGVLGSMDMEMIWQDIAAIAKKTGTVASGDTDCAQANTAMFIAGGLLDKNLAHTIAIIARSISAARTLVGYECGAVGPGKDCGYENTIVKSISGVPIAQEGKTSTCAHSDLMGNIVMQCCDLWSNESVEYHGEFGGTTVQCWGETLSYDCTLMNVALQSGNEKVLRDMFVASDIYRDPQGYVLAYPHAYRVGQAIAKDGNNIYLRAKNAALETIKIVEEGAKGKLSLSRFEATALANSKAAFEALTDDKDKFMSDCLDKYKKEVKVFLPENYGL, from the coding sequence ATGGCAGTAACCAGATTCACTAAAATGGCTTATGCAAAGGCTGATGATATGGTCTTCGGAAAAGCTGTCAAGCCCGTCAAAGCAGGACTGGGACTTGAAATCGGCGCCGGATACACAACCCCTGAAGTGAACTATGCTCCCAGACCGGAAGCAGGCGCATCCAAGGAAAAACTCATAAAGGAATACGAAAGGATCACAACCGATATTATGGCAAGGATGGTGCAGATAGGAGCTCCATCCGTAGTGCTTGAAACCGAACACGTCCAGCAGATGACAAACAACCCCTCCTGGGGAGCAGAAGTTGCCCATGCCCAAAAAACGATCATGGAGAACTACCACGACGAATACGGAATCAAATGTGCACTGAGACACACACCAGGGGACATCCGTGAAGATCGTGACTTCCTCAAACTCAGAGGAGACAAATACCCAATCTTCCTTGAGTCTTTTGAGCAGTGTGCAGAATCAGGGGCTGATCTGCTTGCCGTTGAGTCAATGGGTGGAAAAGAAGTATTTGACTACTCCATTCTCAGGAACGACATGGCAGGTATCCTCTTCGGTATTGGCGTACTCGGCTCCATGGACATGGAGATGATATGGCAAGATATTGCAGCAATTGCAAAGAAGACCGGAACTGTCGCATCTGGTGACACGGACTGTGCCCAGGCAAACACTGCAATGTTCATAGCAGGCGGCCTGCTTGACAAGAACCTGGCTCATACAATTGCAATCATTGCAAGGTCAATTTCTGCAGCAAGGACCCTCGTTGGTTACGAATGCGGTGCCGTTGGTCCAGGAAAGGACTGCGGATACGAAAATACAATTGTAAAGTCCATTTCAGGTGTTCCGATTGCTCAGGAAGGTAAGACCTCAACCTGTGCCCACTCAGACCTTATGGGGAACATTGTTATGCAGTGCTGTGATCTCTGGTCCAACGAATCCGTGGAATACCACGGAGAATTCGGCGGTACTACTGTGCAGTGCTGGGGAGAAACCCTGTCATATGACTGCACCCTCATGAACGTCGCCCTCCAGTCAGGCAACGAGAAGGTGCTCAGGGACATGTTCGTAGCATCCGACATATACAGAGACCCGCAGGGCTACGTCCTCGCATACCCGCACGCCTACAGAGTAGGGCAGGCAATCGCAAAGGACGGAAACAACATATACCTCCGTGCCAAGAACGCCGCTCTCGAAACCATCAAAATCGTCGAAGAAGGAGCAAAGGGCAAACTTTCCCTCTCAAGGTTCGAAGCCACAGCCCTTGCAAATTCAAAAGCTGCTTTTGAGGCCCTTACCGATGACAAAGACAAGTTCATGAGTGACTGCCTGGACAAATATAAGAAGGAAGTCAAAGTCTTCCTGCCGGAGAACTACGGCCTCTAA
- the mtaC gene encoding methanol--corrinoid protein MtaC — MEVKYLIDIDPSGILVRYNVQLEKEMTPEDAAEELYPKDPTSYPVAKAIFEGEEDDVVEGLQKAIDSGKDPISLINDSLMVGMGVVSKLYDDGVIFLPNVMMSADAMLEGIEFLKKKAGKSPEVKGKIICHVAEGDVHDIGKNIVVALLRANGYDVVDLGRDVPVDEVIDTVEKEDPLMLTGTALMTTTMYAFKEINDKLMEKGYRIPFACGGGAVNQDFVSQYELGVYGEEASDAPKMADFIKAHGDNIVKLREKFHKH, encoded by the coding sequence ATGGAGGTTAAATATTTGATAGATATAGATCCCAGTGGCATTCTGGTTCGTTACAACGTACAATTAGAAAAAGAAATGACACCAGAAGATGCCGCAGAAGAGCTTTATCCAAAGGACCCGACAAGTTACCCTGTTGCAAAAGCCATCTTCGAGGGAGAAGAAGATGATGTTGTAGAAGGGCTGCAGAAAGCTATCGACTCAGGAAAGGACCCGATTTCCTTAATCAATGATTCTTTGATGGTAGGAATGGGTGTTGTTTCCAAACTTTACGATGATGGAGTCATTTTCCTGCCAAACGTCATGATGTCTGCTGACGCCATGCTTGAAGGTATCGAATTCCTTAAGAAAAAGGCCGGGAAATCGCCTGAAGTCAAAGGAAAAATCATCTGCCACGTCGCAGAAGGTGACGTGCACGACATCGGCAAGAACATTGTGGTCGCACTGTTAAGAGCAAACGGATATGATGTAGTAGACCTTGGAAGAGATGTTCCTGTCGATGAAGTCATAGATACCGTGGAAAAGGAAGACCCTCTGATGCTAACAGGTACGGCCCTCATGACCACAACCATGTATGCCTTTAAGGAGATCAATGACAAGCTCATGGAGAAAGGCTACAGGATTCCCTTTGCATGTGGAGGCGGCGCTGTGAACCAGGACTTCGTGTCCCAGTATGAGCTTGGAGTGTACGGTGAAGAAGCATCTGATGCCCCGAAGATGGCAGATTTCATCAAGGCCCATGGAGACAACATCGTTAAATTGAGGGAGAAATTCCATAAACACTGA
- the cbiZ gene encoding adenosylcobinamide amidohydrolase: protein MRYYVKDNTIVIEGDFEAVSTGLNGGRARVNYLFNKQVPRTFNPPNPEEFVKEEALINGIEAANFGLLTAVKMKYLQVIEDDYLTAFITAGVSNGSEFRAKIGTINIILISKIRLSETALLGAIITATEAKGLALIEKGYTFLGTNTDAVIVAYETSPDSSSENEKKQEIPYAGSSTEFGKKITNTVIKGIKAGLELRGE from the coding sequence ATGCGATACTATGTAAAAGATAATACTATTGTCATTGAAGGTGATTTTGAAGCCGTGAGCACGGGCTTAAACGGCGGACGTGCGCGGGTAAACTATCTTTTCAACAAACAGGTTCCAAGAACCTTCAACCCTCCTAACCCGGAGGAGTTCGTAAAAGAAGAAGCCCTAATAAATGGAATTGAAGCAGCCAATTTCGGCCTCCTGACAGCTGTCAAAATGAAATACCTCCAGGTAATTGAAGACGACTATCTGACCGCTTTCATAACCGCTGGCGTAAGCAACGGCTCGGAATTCAGGGCAAAAATAGGAACCATAAACATAATTCTAATCTCAAAGATAAGACTATCCGAGACAGCCCTCCTGGGAGCGATTATCACAGCCACCGAAGCTAAAGGGCTTGCACTTATTGAAAAAGGATACACCTTTTTGGGTACTAATACGGATGCTGTAATTGTTGCCTATGAAACGAGCCCAGATTCTAGCTCAGAAAATGAGAAAAAACAGGAAATCCCCTATGCAGGCTCAAGTACGGAGTTCGGGAAAAAAATCACAAATACAGTCATAAAAGGAATTAAGGCAGGACTGGAGCTGAGGGGAGAGTAA